The genomic window CGCAGCATAAAAAGATAAAGACTTTCTACCTTGGCTCGGGCCCAGTCTGTTTTTCTTAGGAATTTCAGAGAGGAATTAATGCTCGGATTATCGGTAAAACACCGGATATTGATCTGCTCGCCCAGTTTTTCAAACCCGTTGTAATAGGCTACCAGTTCTTCGAGAATGGCATCCAGTCTTTTTCCGTGTAGGGGATCTTTCGATTGCTGTTCCATGCTGTAAAAGTAGGTATAAATTGTATTTTGATAACCATCAATCCTGAAAATAAAACCAGAATCTATGGTTCCGTCTTTTCCTGTTGAGATTTTTCTTTCTTATTTTTAAGAATATTTTCTGACATATTTTTAAAATCTTCCGTTTTCATAATCACGAGGTTATTGTTTGGATTCCAGATGCTTACTAATTTTTCGGAAACCGTTGTATACTCTTCCCAACCTGTAAATCTCTGATATAGCATTAATGTACAGATGTCGGTGGGCGTGATGGCCTGCCAGTTTTCAATGACATGAGAATGTACACCACCGACCGTCTTCCCTGTTTTTTCATCATTGATATTCTGGACGATCATACTGTTATGAAGCTTTTCTACTTTTTTAATTTCGTTTTTATCCGTAAATGTAAGTAGATAATCATTCCCAAATACCACAACATTACTGATCGAAGGGCCTGTAAGCACATACACTTTCTTTACATTGTTCCGGATGATCGGGACAATATTTAAACTGGTATTTTGGTAATGTTTGAATATGGTATCTGTTTTTGTTCTTTCCAGGGCTTTCTGCCGTATCGTAAAATAATCCTTCTCTACCGGAGTAAAATCTCTCTCCGTTATATCCAGCTTCGCATCATTGGGATTATAGTTTGCAGGAAAAGCAATTGTTGCCAAAACCTTGTTTTCCTTGGAAAAGAAAATGCATTTTGGAACCTGATCATCGATGTAGGAAAAGTAACCTCCTATGTTTTCTCGGGCTTGGTAATTAGCCATAAATACATCGGTGCCGTACCAGCTTGCCATTTCGCTTCTGTACAATTCTATTCCTTCCT from Chryseobacterium sp. SORGH_AS_0447 includes these protein-coding regions:
- a CDS encoding VF530 family DNA-binding protein — translated: MEQQSKDPLHGKRLDAILEELVAYYNGFEKLGEQINIRCFTDNPSINSSLKFLRKTDWARAKVESLYLFMLREKKRNEAGKQK